Proteins encoded within one genomic window of Leptidea sinapis chromosome 7, ilLepSina1.1, whole genome shotgun sequence:
- the LOC126965371 gene encoding protein abrupt-like, whose product MVLSQFSLKWDSHKPTICSGFCSLQQNGEFVDMTLAADGHFVKVHQVLIALASPYLKSLISSAPCQHPVIFLNNVSHSTLTLLLEYIYTGEVLVPPNSLSLFIEAAKSLHIKGLENIQADREVSGPNSGSISSSFISSKRSTLEESINLLPPVKKISLKQEDHKSYLQPQSYTNNEAEAEADDDNDFQNDSDMTVTEVETQIDTAKALEKLKTTTMQYTVSIRGSLQVILNRYIYNMHSSKMSGVKRWRCADYRNMKCMAFLVTKGNVVLNRGNPHCHSFHDKKILAKIKSNSVYSALNELEAYQERERKKQEESDNCDAEYIETDLGDKSNDELGE is encoded by the exons ATGGTGCTGTCCCAATTTTCCTTAAAATGGGATTCTCACAAGCCTACTATTTGCAGCGGATTCTGCTCTTTGCAGCAG AATGGAGAATTTGTGGACATGACATTGGCAGCTGATGGTCACTTTGTTAAAGTTCATCAAGTATTAATAGCATTAGCAAGCCCGTACTTGAAATCACTTATAAGTTCTGCACCCTGTCAACATCcggtaatatttttaaat AATGTATCTCATTCAACTCTCACACTACTGTTGGAGTACATATATACAGGGGAAGTGTTGGTTCCTCCGAACAGCTTATCTTTGTTTATTGAAGCTGCAAAATCACTTCATATAAAAGGACTTGAAAATATT caGGCAGATAGAGAAGTTTCTGGTCCTAATTCCGGAAGCATTTCCTCATCTTTTATATCATCAAAAAGAAGCACATTAGAAGAG tctATAAATTTACTGCCACCAGTTAAGAAGATATCGTTAAAGCAAGAAGACCATAAGTCATACCTACAACC GCAGAGctacacaaacaatgaagccGAAGCCGAAGCGGACGATGACAATGATTTTCAGAATGATTCCGATATGACTGTGACAGAGGTTGAGACTCAAATCGATACAGCCAAAGCTTTGGAGAAAC TTAAGACAACGACCATGCAATACACAGTTTCAATACGTGGTTCCCTACAAGTGATATTAAATCGGTACATTTACAACATGCACTCGTCGAAGATGTCTGGCGTAAAACGATGGAGGTGTGCGGACTATCGTAATATGAAATGTATGGCATTTCTCGTTACCAAAGGGAATGTGGTGTTGAACAG AGGAAATCCCCATTGTCACTCATTCCATGATAAGAAAATCTTAGCAAAGATAAAAAGCAATTCTGTGTATTCAGCACTTAATGAATTAGAAGCATATCAAGAAAGGGAGAGGAAGAAACAGGAAGAATCAGACAATTGTGACGCTGAATACATTGAAACTGACCTTGGAGACAAATCTAATGATGAGCTGGGTGAATAG